From a single Natronorubrum tibetense GA33 genomic region:
- a CDS encoding sensor domain-containing protein encodes MQLGLTDFIGVVTKRQTYRNLLYLFVTSFVGGLYFVGIFFGFFVALVLTLALVGIPLFLVLLAGTRGAAELERRLTNRLLGTDIHSPPSGVNPFTYGWVSALRELVVSDTTWKGIGFLAIKGVIAFLLPLFVLLAGVTSLALILSPFGETVVWELWTIDTWIESLIAVPLGVLTGLATLHALNGLARVTGSIAESLL; translated from the coding sequence GTGCAACTAGGCCTCACTGATTTCATTGGCGTCGTTACGAAGCGTCAGACCTACCGAAATCTCCTCTATCTCTTCGTTACGAGCTTCGTCGGCGGCCTCTATTTCGTCGGTATATTTTTCGGGTTCTTCGTTGCGCTTGTTCTCACCCTCGCTCTCGTTGGCATACCCCTCTTTCTCGTTCTGCTCGCTGGAACTCGCGGTGCAGCAGAGCTTGAACGGCGATTGACGAATCGCTTACTCGGAACGGATATCCACTCACCCCCGTCTGGAGTGAATCCGTTCACGTACGGCTGGGTCTCCGCACTTCGGGAGCTTGTCGTCTCTGACACGACGTGGAAAGGAATCGGATTTCTTGCCATCAAAGGTGTAATAGCCTTTTTGCTCCCGCTGTTTGTGTTACTCGCTGGCGTCACCTCGCTTGCGCTGATTCTCTCGCCATTCGGCGAAACTGTCGTCTGGGAACTCTGGACGATTGACACGTGGATCGAGTCGCTGATCGCCGTTCCACTTGGGGTACTGACAGGCCTCGCGACGCTCCACGCTCTTAACGGACTTGCTCGTGTTACTGGATCCATCGCGGAAAGCCTTCTCTGA
- a CDS encoding (2Fe-2S)-binding protein, with translation MSDHEITLTIDGDQERLASEGRTRLIHMLQEELGVTAPKVDCETSKCVACTAEFDEAATVAADGVDTVSADEFVPEGEN, from the coding sequence ATGTCAGACCACGAGATCACCCTCACCATCGACGGAGATCAAGAGCGGTTGGCGAGTGAGGGACGAACGCGGCTCATCCACATGCTTCAGGAGGAACTCGGCGTTACCGCCCCAAAAGTCGACTGTGAGACCAGCAAGTGTGTGGCCTGTACGGCCGAATTCGACGAAGCGGCCACTGTAGCTGCGGACGGCGTGGATACCGTGAGTGCTGACGAATTTGTACCGGAGGGAGAGAACTGA
- a CDS encoding xanthine dehydrogenase family protein molybdopterin-binding subunit: MSDAESSDAEQGVKLDADDADGDTGETYTGSREMRREDAALLTGRAEYTDDHEPPGTVSLAFVRSEYGHADLKEIDTSAAEAIDGVLGAYTWNDIEASPSPGRLPLSGLEEDIPAHPVLATDRVRYHGQPVAAVVAEDRYRARDGVAAVDIEYKPLEAVVDPQEAATDPNAPQLFAEAPDNVATAAELGDADATDEAFAAADRTVEIELTNNRLIPSALEPRAAVAEFDSDEGFTVTMTSQSPHGHRRKLAHSLGVREGEIRVVSPHVGGGFGHKGHHHPGEAMAAWCARELERPVKWTATRSENYLEGAHGRDHRTTATLAIDDDGTIRGLSAETYANVGGYGLGSGAAMPARYGRLLSSQYAINAIHCETHTVFTNTAPIHSYRGAGRPEAIYVIERLVDVAADELGMDPAELRRRNLIPSGAFPYETPVGATYDSGDYEPAMAKALDAIGYDDLRDRFGTNWNRSSEAIENGEMDDGRLRGVGIANYVESTGGGFESGLVRVLPDGDVNVYAGTHSHGQGHETTYAQLVADALSLPLDRIHVSEGDTDAIPTGTGTFGSRSTIVGGNAVVTSAETVLSKARRIAAAELEADPERVAYDDGTFTVSGTDGPGAGESGARGDETVSFAAVAGTAYSRGLPNGLEPGLEATTFYELDGTAYTFGTHACIVAVDPATGDVELERYLAVDDCGERVNPTIVEGQVHGGVAQGIAQARYEQVAYDEDGTLLTDAMDSYGVPRAADLPPIETDATVTPSPLNALGVKGIGEAGTIAAPPAVVNAVCDALDVVHIDMPLTEERVWQAVSDERGDVIE, from the coding sequence ATGAGCGACGCGGAATCTTCGGATGCAGAGCAGGGAGTCAAACTGGACGCTGACGACGCCGATGGTGACACAGGTGAGACGTACACAGGGTCTCGAGAAATGCGCCGGGAGGACGCCGCGTTGCTGACCGGCCGTGCCGAGTACACCGACGATCACGAGCCGCCGGGAACGGTCTCCCTCGCGTTCGTCCGGAGCGAGTACGGCCACGCCGACCTGAAAGAAATCGACACGTCCGCCGCCGAGGCGATTGACGGCGTGCTCGGAGCGTACACGTGGAACGATATCGAGGCGTCGCCGTCGCCGGGCCGACTTCCGCTTTCGGGACTCGAAGAGGATATCCCGGCCCATCCGGTGCTCGCGACGGATCGTGTACGGTACCACGGCCAGCCCGTCGCCGCCGTCGTCGCCGAAGACCGGTATCGCGCACGCGACGGTGTCGCGGCAGTCGACATCGAATACAAACCGCTCGAGGCGGTGGTCGACCCACAGGAAGCGGCGACCGATCCGAACGCGCCCCAACTATTCGCGGAAGCGCCGGACAACGTCGCGACAGCCGCCGAGTTGGGTGACGCTGATGCGACCGACGAGGCGTTCGCCGCAGCCGATCGGACCGTGGAGATCGAGCTGACGAACAACCGACTGATCCCCTCTGCGCTCGAGCCACGGGCGGCCGTCGCGGAGTTCGACTCCGACGAGGGATTCACCGTCACGATGACCAGCCAGTCGCCACACGGCCACCGCCGGAAGCTAGCCCACTCGCTCGGCGTTCGCGAAGGAGAGATTCGGGTCGTCTCGCCCCACGTCGGTGGCGGGTTCGGTCACAAGGGACACCACCATCCCGGCGAGGCGATGGCGGCGTGGTGTGCCCGCGAACTCGAGCGGCCGGTCAAGTGGACCGCAACGCGGAGCGAAAACTATCTCGAGGGTGCACACGGGCGCGATCACCGCACCACCGCGACGCTGGCGATCGACGACGACGGAACAATTCGCGGGCTCAGCGCGGAGACGTACGCCAACGTCGGTGGCTACGGGCTCGGCAGCGGCGCAGCGATGCCCGCCAGGTACGGACGACTGCTGTCCAGTCAGTACGCGATCAATGCCATCCACTGTGAGACTCACACCGTCTTCACCAACACGGCGCCGATCCACTCCTACCGCGGTGCCGGCCGTCCCGAGGCGATATACGTCATCGAGCGGCTGGTCGACGTCGCCGCAGACGAACTGGGGATGGATCCCGCCGAACTCCGCCGACGGAACCTCATCCCGTCCGGAGCGTTCCCCTACGAGACGCCTGTCGGGGCGACGTACGACTCGGGCGACTACGAGCCCGCGATGGCGAAAGCACTCGACGCGATCGGGTATGACGACCTTCGCGATCGGTTTGGGACAAATTGGAATCGCTCGAGCGAAGCGATCGAGAACGGAGAGATGGACGACGGCCGGCTTCGCGGCGTCGGGATCGCCAACTACGTCGAGTCCACCGGCGGCGGCTTCGAGAGCGGGCTCGTCCGCGTCCTCCCTGACGGCGACGTGAACGTCTACGCGGGGACTCACTCGCACGGACAGGGCCACGAGACGACCTACGCCCAGCTCGTCGCGGACGCGCTCTCCCTCCCGCTCGATCGGATCCACGTCTCCGAGGGCGACACGGACGCGATCCCCACCGGGACGGGCACCTTCGGGAGCCGGTCGACTATCGTCGGCGGCAACGCGGTCGTCACGAGCGCCGAGACGGTGCTCTCGAAGGCGCGTCGGATCGCCGCCGCCGAACTTGAGGCCGATCCGGAGCGAGTCGCGTACGACGACGGAACGTTTACCGTGTCCGGAACAGACGGTCCCGGAGCGGGCGAATCCGGCGCACGCGGTGACGAAACGGTTTCGTTCGCGGCCGTCGCCGGGACGGCGTACAGTAGGGGGCTTCCCAACGGCCTCGAGCCGGGGCTGGAAGCGACGACGTTCTACGAACTGGACGGAACGGCGTACACCTTCGGCACGCACGCCTGCATCGTCGCCGTCGATCCCGCCACCGGCGACGTGGAACTCGAGCGCTATCTCGCCGTCGACGACTGCGGCGAACGGGTCAACCCGACCATCGTCGAAGGCCAGGTACACGGCGGTGTCGCACAAGGGATCGCACAGGCGCGCTACGAGCAGGTCGCCTACGACGAGGACGGCACGCTCCTGACCGACGCGATGGACAGCTACGGCGTCCCGCGCGCCGCCGACCTTCCGCCAATCGAGACCGACGCGACGGTAACGCCAAGCCCCCTGAACGCACTCGGAGTCAAAGGAATCGGCGAGGCCGGCACCATCGCAGCGCCACCGGCCGTCGTAAACGCCGTGTGTGACGCGCTCGACGTCGTTCACATCGACATGCCGCTTACTGAAGAGCGCGTCTGGCAGGCTGTTTCGGACGAGCGAGGCGATGTGATTGAATAG
- a CDS encoding MFS transporter yields MNWSYRNTVLILCTSAFFATVTARLVISPVVPDIVDSFGVSTGAVGLALSGMWAAYALSQFPSGLLGDRYGERRIIVTAIGGTAVASALLALSPTYFSFLLFAVVLGAAAGLHYSVATTLLTGLYDRTGRAIGIHVTGAPLAGLLAPILAALAASRYGWRAAVAVGVAVAVPIVIVLVWRIRPTEPRHPDRRMRDQIDPGLLAELLSRPAVAYTTVLSALGAFTWQATASFLPAFLEVGYGLSRTDAGLLFSWYFLVNGGVQPVIGALSDRYSRDAAAGLTMTAGLIGFGVLVTGNGLPAAIGGVTCVGVAMTWGAPLQSRFMDALDSSERGLGFGLVRTVYMTLGATGSVAIGATADVFGWMVAFSLLSAVMGVALVTIAANTVLSLGY; encoded by the coding sequence GTGAACTGGTCGTACAGAAATACGGTCCTCATCCTGTGTACGTCCGCCTTCTTTGCGACGGTTACCGCCCGGCTAGTGATCAGTCCAGTTGTCCCAGATATTGTCGACAGCTTCGGCGTAAGTACGGGGGCCGTGGGTCTCGCGCTGTCGGGGATGTGGGCTGCCTACGCCCTTTCACAGTTTCCCAGCGGCCTGCTTGGGGATCGATACGGCGAACGACGGATCATCGTAACAGCAATCGGGGGCACGGCCGTCGCCAGCGCGTTGCTGGCCCTCTCGCCGACCTACTTCAGCTTTCTGTTGTTTGCTGTCGTCCTGGGTGCGGCAGCCGGTCTCCACTACAGCGTCGCGACGACGCTGCTGACCGGACTGTACGATCGGACCGGACGCGCAATCGGGATTCACGTCACTGGCGCACCGCTGGCCGGGCTCCTTGCTCCGATACTTGCTGCCCTCGCTGCGAGTCGGTACGGCTGGCGCGCAGCGGTGGCCGTCGGCGTTGCTGTCGCGGTCCCCATCGTGATCGTCCTCGTATGGCGTATTCGCCCGACAGAACCTCGACATCCGGATCGACGGATGCGCGATCAGATCGATCCCGGGCTGCTCGCCGAACTGCTCTCCCGCCCCGCCGTCGCGTACACGACCGTTCTCAGTGCGCTGGGTGCTTTCACCTGGCAGGCGACGGCCTCGTTTCTCCCCGCATTTCTTGAGGTTGGCTACGGGCTCTCCCGGACGGACGCAGGGCTCCTGTTTTCATGGTACTTCCTCGTCAACGGTGGCGTCCAGCCGGTAATAGGCGCGCTGTCGGACCGGTACTCGCGAGATGCCGCGGCGGGACTAACGATGACGGCGGGCCTGATCGGCTTCGGCGTGTTGGTCACGGGTAACGGACTGCCGGCGGCGATCGGCGGCGTCACCTGTGTCGGGGTCGCGATGACCTGGGGCGCGCCGCTGCAGTCACGGTTCATGGATGCACTTGATTCGTCGGAGCGCGGACTCGGATTCGGACTCGTCCGGACCGTCTACATGACCCTCGGTGCGACCGGCAGTGTCGCTATTGGTGCCACCGCGGACGTCTTCGGCTGGATGGTCGCGTTTAGCCTCCTCTCGGCGGTAATGGGAGTCGCACTGGTGACGATCGCCGCGAACACCGTTCTCTCGCTGGGGTACTGA
- a CDS encoding CaiB/BaiF CoA transferase family protein, producing the protein MQPLADITVIDATQALVGPMATQTFGDLGADVIKIERPGYGDLTRTYQPEYDKGLSAYFVSLNRNKRSLSLDLTSEEGQEVLHELIEEADIFMQNFSPGKAEEFDADHETLSALNDDLIYCDVSGYGSDSPYSDRKSFDIVLQGQSGMMSITGSSDQPARVGVSICDVSGAMTATYAILTSLYHREQTGEGQHIELSLYDTSFQWLLYHVTNYFVSGEVPERMGTKHPSLTPYQAVETADSYIIVGVISEGIWPNLCRALDHEEWIDDDRFATFKDRIEHREELDARLDTIFAELTTDEWIDHLREFDVPCSPVNDVEDVVNDPHIQGRDMIAEMEHPEHGTLKSPANPVNFSSLETTHERAPPNLGQHSAEVLGELGYSDDEIESLEDDEVI; encoded by the coding sequence ATGCAACCGTTAGCGGACATTACCGTTATCGATGCGACGCAGGCGCTGGTCGGTCCGATGGCGACCCAGACCTTCGGTGACCTCGGTGCCGACGTGATCAAGATCGAGCGACCCGGTTACGGGGATCTGACCCGGACGTATCAGCCGGAGTACGACAAGGGACTCTCGGCGTACTTCGTCAGCCTGAACCGGAACAAACGGAGTCTCTCTCTGGATCTAACCAGCGAGGAGGGACAGGAGGTTCTCCACGAACTGATCGAGGAGGCCGACATCTTTATGCAGAACTTTAGCCCCGGCAAGGCCGAGGAGTTCGATGCGGATCACGAGACGCTCTCGGCGCTGAACGATGACCTCATCTACTGTGATGTCTCCGGCTACGGCTCGGACAGCCCCTACAGCGACCGCAAGTCCTTTGACATCGTCCTGCAGGGTCAGTCCGGGATGATGAGTATCACGGGGAGTAGCGATCAGCCAGCTCGAGTCGGCGTCTCGATCTGTGATGTCTCCGGCGCGATGACCGCGACGTACGCCATTCTGACCTCGCTGTACCACCGCGAACAGACCGGCGAGGGCCAGCACATCGAACTCTCCCTGTACGACACCAGCTTTCAGTGGCTGCTCTATCACGTCACCAACTACTTCGTCTCTGGCGAAGTCCCCGAACGGATGGGAACGAAACACCCTAGTCTCACCCCGTATCAGGCGGTCGAGACGGCCGACTCCTACATTATCGTCGGCGTCATCAGCGAAGGCATCTGGCCGAACCTCTGTCGGGCCCTCGACCACGAGGAGTGGATCGATGACGACCGATTCGCGACGTTCAAAGACCGGATCGAACACCGCGAGGAACTCGACGCTCGACTCGATACGATCTTCGCCGAACTCACCACCGACGAGTGGATCGACCACCTTCGCGAGTTCGACGTCCCCTGTTCGCCCGTCAACGACGTTGAGGACGTGGTCAACGATCCACACATCCAGGGGCGGGACATGATCGCGGAGATGGAACACCCCGAACATGGGACACTCAAATCCCCGGCGAACCCGGTGAACTTCTCCTCCCTCGAGACCACCCACGAACGCGCACCGCCGAATCTCGGCCAACACTCCGCGGAGGTCCTCGGGGAACTGGGCTACTCCGACGACGAAATCGAGAGCCTCGAGGACGACGAAGTCATCTGA
- a CDS encoding TAXI family TRAP transporter solute-binding subunit codes for MTPSQIDRRSFLKVSGGAGIAALAGCLGGDVEAVSIGIPGGSSTTGQSAQALQSVVQDQSDSIRFDTEDSGGDPASIRLFNDDELDGYTASNFISTAAMNDDEPFAEDPVDGIAYQGFQIGVLELHWVALDGSGVETTDDLLDDDITVWMLPPGWGLRQLSDTVHESIGILDELEENEVDADTSDIAGRVDEGDVDALISYGANGVNLPGWATEVDARADLYAVEHTEEFQEGAAATEGVNTDTIEIYGYDQDMGADEVFTWQETFQFFFAEEMSDDVAYEVAEISHNHWESAREAQEAYLDHSDFANMVGGYMDGVPIHPGVADFLEDEGEWDDSWERGE; via the coding sequence ATGACGCCAAGTCAGATCGATAGACGTAGCTTTCTGAAAGTATCGGGCGGTGCCGGTATCGCCGCACTGGCAGGCTGTCTCGGCGGAGATGTCGAGGCGGTTTCGATCGGGATTCCGGGTGGGTCGTCCACGACGGGTCAGTCCGCACAGGCCCTGCAGTCGGTCGTTCAGGATCAGTCCGATAGCATCCGGTTCGACACCGAAGATTCTGGGGGCGACCCGGCGAGCATTCGACTCTTCAATGATGACGAACTCGACGGCTACACGGCTAGCAACTTCATTTCGACAGCCGCGATGAACGACGACGAGCCGTTCGCCGAGGACCCTGTCGACGGAATTGCCTACCAAGGCTTCCAGATCGGCGTCCTCGAACTGCACTGGGTCGCACTCGACGGTTCGGGCGTCGAAACGACCGACGACCTGCTTGACGACGACATCACCGTCTGGATGCTCCCGCCAGGATGGGGACTGCGCCAACTCAGCGATACCGTTCACGAGAGTATCGGCATCCTCGATGAACTCGAGGAGAACGAGGTCGACGCCGACACGAGCGACATCGCCGGCCGCGTCGACGAGGGCGATGTCGACGCACTAATCTCCTACGGGGCGAACGGCGTCAACCTCCCCGGGTGGGCGACCGAGGTCGACGCCCGGGCGGATCTCTACGCAGTCGAACACACTGAAGAGTTCCAGGAGGGCGCGGCAGCTACCGAGGGTGTCAACACCGACACGATCGAAATCTACGGCTACGACCAGGACATGGGCGCCGACGAGGTCTTTACCTGGCAGGAGACGTTCCAGTTCTTCTTCGCAGAGGAAATGTCCGACGATGTTGCCTACGAGGTCGCCGAAATCAGCCACAACCACTGGGAGAGCGCACGCGAAGCACAGGAGGCCTACCTCGACCATTCCGACTTCGCGAACATGGTCGGTGGCTACATGGACGGCGTTCCCATCCACCCCGGCGTCGCCGACTTCCTCGAGGACGAGGGCGAGTGGGACGACTCCTGGGAACGCGGCGAATAA
- a CDS encoding TRAP transporter permease produces MDLKPSRLAVTLMAVVLWVWVISYAWFSWLPRAQYTVAFVGLSVFVYLFHEYLELGDDDNRLLQSAVLGASGLITAVATVYIYVNYSTLVTTRVGYALQHEIWLAAVFTGAMIYLTYRAFGLAFVGVLLFAIFYGYFGEYFPGVLVHSGFSGTRILNIMVLEANGFFGNLSQIVAAWVALFLLYAGLLKSYGAFDLVIRVAFRAATVVRSGVAQSAVVASLVIGSINGSQTANAAMTGSFTIPLMKNSGLKSETAGGVESVASTGGQIMPPVMGAAAFVMASLLGIQYIDVVIAGLIPAAIFFLSVAAGVHYTWIAQSGKAELDVNDHIDEVKSKQQLIIEGVTFAVPLVILIFLLGILQWTVMTSALYTVISMVLLGIGVPVTQSILKQDELPGTVLKTKLLETIDGFREGAVILAPIVIIIAAVNGIVDVLVSTGVPGILSLILIDLSGGSMLLAVIIAMAICILLGLGMPTVAAYSLVALLIAPALINDFAIPELAAHYFVLYAAILSGITPPIAIAVVVAAGIAEANFWRTCLESVKLAAPLYVLPFAFVYNPEIIIGGFTTMTFVSGGLALLGAIAIIHGLNFYERPFGAGRAANVGIRSIYFVLGVAIMAAPSLTIRIGALVVAIGLYALQLRNPLEAAPSASAQEN; encoded by the coding sequence ATGGACCTGAAACCATCACGACTGGCGGTGACGCTCATGGCGGTCGTCCTGTGGGTTTGGGTGATCTCGTACGCGTGGTTCTCGTGGCTACCGCGTGCGCAGTACACGGTCGCCTTTGTTGGGTTGTCCGTGTTCGTCTACCTGTTCCACGAATATCTCGAACTCGGAGACGACGATAATCGGCTGCTACAGAGCGCAGTTCTCGGAGCGAGCGGCCTCATCACAGCCGTCGCGACCGTCTACATCTACGTGAACTACAGCACCCTCGTCACGACTCGGGTCGGCTACGCCCTGCAACACGAGATCTGGTTGGCCGCCGTCTTTACGGGAGCCATGATCTACCTGACCTACCGGGCGTTCGGGCTTGCGTTCGTCGGCGTGCTCCTCTTTGCCATCTTCTACGGCTACTTCGGGGAGTACTTCCCAGGCGTGTTGGTTCACTCCGGGTTCTCGGGGACCCGTATCCTCAACATCATGGTCCTCGAGGCGAACGGCTTCTTTGGCAACCTCTCACAGATCGTTGCTGCGTGGGTCGCCCTGTTCCTGTTGTATGCAGGACTGCTGAAGTCCTACGGGGCGTTCGATCTTGTCATCCGCGTCGCGTTCAGGGCGGCGACGGTCGTCCGATCGGGTGTCGCTCAGTCGGCAGTCGTCGCGAGTCTCGTCATCGGGTCGATCAACGGCTCGCAGACGGCAAACGCCGCGATGACCGGTTCGTTCACCATCCCGCTAATGAAAAACAGCGGCCTGAAGTCCGAGACGGCTGGCGGCGTCGAATCGGTCGCTTCGACTGGCGGCCAGATCATGCCGCCGGTCATGGGCGCGGCGGCGTTCGTCATGGCCTCGTTGCTCGGGATCCAATACATCGATGTCGTGATCGCCGGACTCATTCCGGCCGCGATCTTTTTCCTGTCGGTTGCCGCAGGTGTCCACTACACGTGGATCGCACAGAGCGGAAAGGCGGAACTCGACGTCAACGACCACATCGACGAGGTCAAGTCGAAACAGCAGCTGATAATCGAAGGCGTGACGTTCGCCGTTCCGCTCGTAATCTTGATCTTCCTGCTCGGTATCCTGCAGTGGACCGTCATGACGTCTGCACTCTATACCGTCATCTCGATGGTCCTGCTCGGCATCGGCGTCCCCGTCACCCAGTCGATCCTGAAACAGGACGAACTGCCGGGGACCGTGTTGAAAACGAAGTTGCTCGAGACGATCGACGGCTTCCGTGAGGGTGCGGTCATCCTTGCACCGATCGTGATCATCATCGCCGCGGTCAACGGGATCGTCGACGTACTGGTCTCGACGGGGGTTCCCGGGATCCTCTCGCTGATCCTCATCGATCTCTCGGGTGGCTCTATGCTGCTGGCCGTCATCATCGCGATGGCCATCTGTATCCTGCTCGGCCTCGGGATGCCAACCGTGGCGGCCTACTCCCTGGTCGCGTTGCTGATCGCACCGGCGCTGATCAACGACTTCGCGATCCCCGAACTCGCAGCCCACTACTTCGTGCTGTACGCGGCGATACTCTCGGGGATCACGCCGCCGATCGCGATAGCAGTCGTGGTGGCTGCCGGAATCGCGGAGGCCAACTTCTGGCGGACGTGCCTCGAGTCGGTGAAACTGGCGGCGCCGCTGTACGTGCTGCCGTTCGCGTTCGTCTACAACCCAGAGATTATCATCGGTGGGTTCACCACGATGACGTTCGTCTCGGGCGGCCTGGCGCTGCTCGGTGCGATCGCTATCATCCACGGCCTGAACTTCTATGAGCGGCCGTTCGGCGCCGGACGCGCGGCCAACGTCGGTATCCGGAGCATCTACTTCGTTCTCGGTGTGGCCATCATGGCCGCGCCGTCGCTGACGATTCGTATCGGCGCGCTCGTTGTCGCGATCGGGCTGTACGCACTGCAGTTGCGTAACCCGCTCGAGGCCGCACCATCCGCGTCCGCCCAGGAAAACTAA
- a CDS encoding IclR family transcriptional regulator, with amino-acid sequence MPRNNPGDGNRKPGSPTIKSVETSLEIVDELQRRENAQVTELANATGKSKGTVHKHLITLLKHDYVVKDGNTYRIGLRFLDIGGYALHQIDGLQYIEPKIDELAEVTGETVQFSVEQRGRSVVLDRKAGKKGVFSRARIGKRFYMHQIAGGKAVLANLPDERVRDIIDRHGLPPTTDETITSEAALFEELKEVRERGYAFNIDESTQGLRAVGVPLMGPSGTVIGAFAVAGPSHRMRGERFESEIPDVIRSVINELELNLAHS; translated from the coding sequence ATGCCTCGCAACAATCCCGGGGACGGCAATCGCAAACCTGGTTCTCCGACGATCAAAAGCGTCGAGACCTCGCTCGAAATTGTCGACGAGTTGCAACGGCGTGAGAACGCCCAGGTTACAGAATTGGCCAACGCGACCGGGAAATCCAAGGGTACTGTCCACAAACATCTGATCACGCTCCTGAAACACGATTACGTCGTCAAAGACGGCAACACCTACCGGATCGGGCTTCGATTCCTCGACATCGGCGGCTACGCACTTCACCAGATCGACGGTCTCCAATACATCGAACCGAAAATCGACGAGCTAGCCGAGGTCACCGGCGAAACGGTGCAATTCTCAGTCGAACAGCGAGGCCGTTCCGTCGTTCTCGATCGAAAAGCGGGCAAAAAGGGCGTGTTTAGCCGGGCGCGCATCGGTAAGCGGTTTTATATGCACCAGATCGCCGGCGGCAAAGCCGTTCTGGCGAACCTCCCGGACGAGCGAGTCCGCGATATCATCGACCGACACGGACTGCCCCCTACGACTGACGAGACGATCACCTCTGAAGCTGCTCTGTTCGAGGAACTTAAGGAAGTTCGCGAACGAGGGTACGCGTTCAACATCGACGAGAGTACGCAGGGACTCCGCGCGGTCGGCGTTCCCCTGATGGGTCCGAGCGGAACGGTAATCGGTGCCTTTGCCGTGGCCGGACCGAGCCACCGGATGCGCGGCGAACGCTTCGAGTCCGAAATCCCTGATGTGATCAGGAGCGTTATCAACGAACTCGAGTTGAACCTCGCTCACTCCTGA